Proteins encoded within one genomic window of Arachis ipaensis cultivar K30076 chromosome B08, Araip1.1, whole genome shotgun sequence:
- the LOC110265318 gene encoding ferredoxin--NADP reductase, chloroplastic-like — protein LPPPHKLRLYSIASSTLGDFRDSKTVSLCMKRLLYTNKNGEIVKGVCSNFLCDLKPESEVTITGPVGKEMLMPKDPNATIVMLATGTGIAPFRSFLWKMFFEKHDPGLHYRRRSSLPCAAALRCRRRSSLLCSSGKGGREREGRRGGRGVSGRRGGRGRVLATATGLHGRRRSSLPPPPLHLAGFWFLVSCGFCDGDGDDNAEG, from the exons CTTCCTCCACCTCATAAACTCAGATTGTATTCCATTGCCAGCAGTACCCTTGGTGACTTTAGAGACTCCAAAACT GTTTCACTATGTATGAAGAGGCTTCTTTACACAAATAAAAATGGAGAGATTGTCAAAGGAGTTTGCTCAAATTTCTTGT GTGACTTGAAGCCTGAATCTGAAGTAACAATTACTGGACCTGTTGGGAAAGAAATGCTTATGCCAAAAGATCCTAATGCCACCATCGTCATG TTGGCAACTGGAACTGGAATTGCCCCATTCCGCTCATTTTTATGGAAAATGTTCTTCGAAAAGCACGACCCCGGTCTTCATTACCGCCGCCGCTCTTCGTTGCCGTGCGCCGCCGCTCTTCGCTGTCGCCGCCGATCTTCGCTGCTCTGCTCCTCGGGAAAAGGGGGAAGGGAACGCGAagggagaagaggggggaggggGGTTTcgggaagaagagggggaaggggAAGGGTCCTCGCCACTGCCACCGGTCTTCATGGACGCCGCCGCTCTTCGCTGCCGCCGCCACCGCTGCACCTCGCCGGTTTCTGGTTTTTGGTTTCTTGTGGTTTCTG cgatggtgatggtgatgataaTGCAGAGGGTTGA